A single genomic interval of Polyangia bacterium harbors:
- a CDS encoding ABC transporter permease produces MNLSFARTWAIVLCAVRAVWRHKLRSGLSTLGVTIGIAAVVLVVAIGRAGADRTADQLKQLGDNLVWVEAGSRNVNGVRTGSHGTTSLTPGDLEAIRVEVPLIKSATPNVDGTVHLAFARRNWTTHYRGVGPEYFDIKAWKVEEGAAFSGRDVDASANVCLIGRTVRQQLFGDEPPLGQMIRVEQHVFQVVGVLGAKGQTGYGQDQDDTIIIPVSTAQKKIRGKGYDWLDDILCSAVAPEAVEPAVKKIVSLMRQRHAIRPGQDDDFNIRRPDEIIKVQIATAQTFALLLLAVASISLLVGGIGIMNVMLASVAERTREIGLRLAVGATRRAVQVQFLAEGIILSLFGGAFGVLLSLGSAFLVERLLQWPIAISVQAVVLAGAFSVAVGLFFGFYPAHRASALDPLVALRHE; encoded by the coding sequence TTGAACCTGTCCTTCGCTAGAACATGGGCGATCGTTCTGTGCGCGGTGCGCGCGGTGTGGCGCCACAAACTGCGCAGCGGCCTCAGCACGCTGGGCGTGACCATCGGCATCGCCGCCGTGGTCTTGGTGGTGGCGATTGGACGCGCGGGAGCCGATCGAACCGCCGACCAGCTGAAACAACTGGGTGACAACCTGGTCTGGGTCGAGGCCGGGTCGCGCAACGTGAACGGCGTTCGCACCGGCAGCCACGGGACCACGTCGTTGACGCCCGGGGATCTGGAGGCCATCCGCGTCGAGGTGCCGCTGATCAAAAGCGCCACGCCCAACGTCGACGGCACGGTTCACCTGGCCTTCGCGCGGCGCAACTGGACCACGCACTATCGCGGCGTCGGTCCCGAATACTTCGACATCAAGGCCTGGAAGGTTGAAGAGGGTGCCGCTTTTTCCGGGCGCGACGTCGACGCCAGCGCGAACGTCTGCTTGATCGGGCGCACCGTGCGGCAACAACTGTTCGGAGACGAGCCGCCGCTGGGGCAGATGATTCGCGTCGAGCAGCACGTGTTTCAAGTGGTGGGCGTTCTGGGCGCCAAGGGCCAGACGGGATACGGCCAGGATCAGGACGACACGATCATCATTCCCGTCTCCACGGCGCAAAAGAAGATCCGCGGCAAGGGGTACGACTGGCTGGACGACATTCTCTGTTCGGCGGTCGCGCCCGAGGCGGTGGAACCGGCCGTCAAGAAGATCGTCAGCTTGATGCGCCAGCGCCACGCGATTCGCCCTGGGCAGGACGACGATTTCAACATCCGACGGCCGGACGAGATCATCAAGGTGCAGATCGCCACCGCGCAGACCTTCGCGCTGCTGCTGCTGGCGGTGGCGTCGATCTCGTTGCTGGTCGGCGGGATCGGGATCATGAACGTCATGCTGGCGTCGGTGGCGGAACGAACGCGCGAGATTGGCCTGCGCCTGGCGGTCGGCGCCACCCGGCGGGCGGTGCAGGTTCAGTTCCTGGCCGAAGGGATCATCCTCAGTCTCTTCGGCGGCGCCTTTGGCGTCCTGCTCAGCCTGGGCAGCGCGTTCCTCGTCGAACGGCTCCTGCAATGGCCGATCGCGATCTCGGTCCAGGCCGTGGTCCTGGCTGGCGCGTTCTCCGTCGCGGTCGGCCTCTTCTTTGGCTTTTATCCCGCCCACCGCGCATCGGCGCTGGATCCGCTGGTGGCCCTACGCCACGAATAG